A portion of the Corynebacterium ammoniagenes DSM 20306 genome contains these proteins:
- a CDS encoding response regulator — protein MTDRTWSVLVVDDDFRVAGVHADIVQEAPGFSVHNTARSIAEAVDAIQSSPPDLMLVDVFLPDGDGVELVHRSGIDAFVLSAADEASTVRRALRSGALGYLVKPFQRAQLLDRLDRYARYRHVLDGKRGMRQDKIDQALAILHGTAPAMPASSSSTEQLLLDALGSGELSATAAAEIAGVSRPTAQRRLATMASQGIVQIRLRYGVAGRPEHLYSKME, from the coding sequence ATGACGGATCGCACTTGGTCAGTACTCGTCGTGGATGATGATTTCCGCGTCGCGGGCGTGCACGCAGATATCGTGCAGGAAGCCCCTGGCTTTAGCGTGCATAATACGGCTCGCTCCATTGCTGAAGCTGTCGATGCCATCCAATCCTCCCCGCCGGATTTGATGTTGGTCGATGTCTTTTTGCCCGATGGTGATGGTGTGGAATTAGTCCACCGCAGCGGGATTGATGCCTTTGTGCTGAGCGCCGCGGATGAAGCATCCACCGTGCGCCGCGCATTGCGTTCTGGAGCCTTGGGCTATTTGGTCAAACCCTTCCAGCGCGCGCAGTTGCTGGACCGTCTCGACCGCTACGCGCGCTACCGGCACGTGCTGGATGGCAAACGTGGCATGCGGCAAGACAAGATTGATCAAGCGTTGGCCATTTTGCATGGCACGGCACCAGCCATGCCGGCGTCGAGCTCGTCGACGGAGCAGTTGCTTCTCGATGCCTTGGGCAGCGGCGAGCTATCCGCCACCGCGGCGGCAGAAATCGCCGGAGTCTCGCGGCCGACGGCGCAGCGGCGCTTAGCGACGATGGCTAGCCAAGGCATCGTGCAGATTCGCCTGCGCTACGGGGTGGCCGGAAGACCGGAACATCTCTACTCCAAAATGGAGTAA
- a CDS encoding DUF1990 domain-containing protein: protein MRDNSDPSYRDLSYPRHMVGASLALADATWIPDSTWHVVDYSDKIGHGEADFSQAVDNLLSWRAHRAARVRVKGEPTVGETVQLYFGPTVSPCRIISVERSPQRVALVYGTMYGHIECGEEAFIIERNSADDVIGRCVAFSRHSWWLARVFSTPARYVQWWATRRYVRGMAP from the coding sequence ATGCGAGATAACAGCGACCCAAGCTACCGCGATTTGTCGTACCCACGGCACATGGTCGGGGCGAGTCTTGCGCTTGCCGATGCCACCTGGATCCCGGATAGCACTTGGCACGTCGTGGACTACTCGGACAAGATTGGCCACGGGGAGGCTGATTTCTCGCAGGCGGTAGATAACCTCTTATCCTGGCGAGCGCACCGCGCCGCACGTGTTCGCGTCAAAGGTGAGCCCACTGTCGGGGAAACCGTGCAACTGTATTTCGGCCCGACTGTCTCGCCGTGCCGAATAATTTCAGTTGAACGCAGTCCACAGCGCGTGGCTTTGGTCTACGGCACCATGTACGGCCATATCGAATGCGGCGAAGAAGCCTTTATTATTGAGCGTAATTCGGCTGATGACGTCATCGGACGCTGCGTGGCTTTTTCACGTCATTCATGGTGGCTAGCCAGGGTATTTAGTACGCCCGCTCGCTACGTTCAGTGGTGGGCAACGCGGCGCTATGTACGGGGCATGGCACCGTGA
- the rplJ gene encoding 50S ribosomal protein L10, with protein MANPKNTAELAELKEKIAESSSIVITEYRGLSVAQLQELRTNLGFDVDYSVAKNTLFKIAANEAGIEGLDEHLSGPTAFAFIKGEAVDAAKVMKKFADDNEALVVKGGYMDGSALSADQVKAIADLDNRETTLAKLAGAMKGNLAKAAGLFNAPASQVARLSAALQEKKEA; from the coding sequence ATGGCAAACCCAAAGAACACTGCGGAGTTGGCTGAGCTGAAGGAAAAGATCGCTGAATCCTCTTCCATCGTTATCACCGAGTACCGCGGCCTGTCTGTTGCACAGCTTCAGGAGCTGCGCACCAACCTGGGCTTTGATGTTGATTACTCCGTCGCCAAGAACACCCTCTTCAAGATCGCTGCCAACGAAGCTGGCATCGAAGGCCTTGACGAACACCTCTCCGGCCCAACCGCTTTCGCCTTCATCAAGGGCGAAGCAGTCGACGCTGCAAAGGTTATGAAGAAGTTCGCCGATGACAACGAAGCACTTGTTGTCAAGGGCGGCTACATGGACGGCAGCGCACTGTCTGCTGACCAAGTCAAGGCTATCGCCGACCTGGACAACCGCGAGACCACTCTCGCAAAGCTGGCTGGCGCAATGAAGGGCAACTTGGCAAAGGCCGCTGGCCTGTTCAATGCCCCTGCTTCTCAGGTTGCACGCCTTTCGGCTGCACTGCAGGAGAAGAAGGAAGCTTAA
- the rplK gene encoding 50S ribosomal protein L11, translating to MAPKKKKKATGFIKLQIEAGAANPAPPVGPALGAHGVNIMEFCKAYNAATESMRGNVIPVEITVYEDRSFDFILKSPPAAKLLLKAAGVKKGSGVPHTDKVGSVTWDQCKEIAETKKNDLNARDIEAGAAIIAGTARSMGITVDGAPE from the coding sequence ATGGCACCTAAGAAAAAGAAGAAGGCCACAGGCTTTATCAAGCTGCAGATCGAAGCAGGCGCTGCTAACCCAGCTCCTCCAGTTGGTCCTGCACTTGGTGCACACGGCGTCAACATCATGGAATTCTGCAAGGCGTACAACGCTGCAACCGAATCCATGCGCGGCAACGTCATCCCAGTAGAAATCACCGTCTACGAAGACCGTTCCTTCGACTTCATCCTGAAGTCCCCACCAGCAGCTAAGCTGCTGCTCAAGGCTGCAGGCGTCAAGAAGGGCTCCGGCGTTCCACACACCGACAAGGTCGGCTCTGTGACTTGGGATCAGTGCAAGGAAATTGCAGAGACCAAGAAGAACGACCTCAACGCTCGTGACATCGAGGCCGGCGCAGCGATCATCGCTGGTACCGCTCGTTCCATGGGCATCACCGTTGACGGCGCTCCAGAATAA
- the secE gene encoding preprotein translocase subunit SecE, whose amino-acid sequence MTDNSGAQRPTGKRQRSGAAETSTDAYQNKRVVRVESGEGDGKPGGGAVTFVPEVVSEIKKVVWPTAKEMVQYTLVVFAFLIILTALVWGVDTLTGMGIEWLLVR is encoded by the coding sequence GTGACTGACAATTCTGGGGCACAACGCCCAACAGGCAAGCGCCAACGCTCAGGTGCTGCTGAGACGTCCACGGATGCGTACCAGAACAAGCGTGTCGTACGCGTTGAAAGCGGTGAAGGTGACGGCAAGCCAGGCGGCGGTGCCGTAACTTTCGTGCCGGAGGTTGTCTCCGAAATCAAGAAGGTTGTCTGGCCAACCGCCAAGGAAATGGTGCAGTACACCCTTGTTGTATTCGCCTTCCTCATCATTTTGACTGCTTTGGTGTGGGGCGTAGATACGCTCACCGGCATGGGCATAGAATGGTTGCTAGTTCGCTAG
- a CDS encoding NADP-dependent oxidoreductase produces the protein MSNNTSTQIQLTNRPTGWPTHDDFRAATVEYHELEPGQVRVRNEFVSVDPYMRGRMNDTRSYVAPFALGETITGGAVGRVIESASDSLEVGTAVLHQHGWTDIIQADAETFRPVPDIDGVPLSVHLHILGMTGLTAYVGLTAIAGLNKGDTVFVSGAAGAVGTAVGQIAKQLGAGRVIGSAGSADKVALLTEKYGYDEAFNYKEVNVREQLPKSAPDGVDVYYDNVGGDHLEAALDVMNDGGRIALCGAISGYNATDRTPGPDNMANIITRGLKLEGFTLANYLDLAPEFREKMSPWFAEGKITYDETVVDGIENTVDAFLNMMRGGNTGKMLVRI, from the coding sequence ATGTCTAACAACACAAGTACTCAAATCCAACTTACTAACCGACCTACCGGATGGCCAACGCATGATGATTTCCGAGCAGCCACCGTCGAATACCACGAACTGGAACCAGGGCAGGTTCGCGTTCGCAATGAGTTCGTCTCTGTCGACCCTTATATGCGCGGGCGTATGAATGACACACGCAGCTATGTCGCACCGTTTGCACTTGGTGAGACTATTACCGGGGGAGCAGTAGGCCGCGTGATTGAGTCGGCATCAGATTCGTTGGAGGTAGGCACTGCGGTGCTACACCAGCATGGCTGGACCGATATTATCCAAGCCGACGCCGAGACCTTCCGTCCCGTGCCGGATATTGACGGAGTTCCACTATCCGTGCACCTGCACATCTTGGGCATGACAGGGCTTACTGCCTATGTCGGCCTGACCGCTATTGCTGGTTTGAACAAGGGCGATACAGTATTTGTCTCCGGTGCAGCTGGTGCCGTGGGTACCGCCGTTGGCCAAATCGCTAAGCAGCTGGGGGCTGGGCGGGTAATCGGTTCTGCGGGCTCAGCCGATAAGGTTGCTTTGCTTACGGAAAAATATGGCTACGATGAGGCCTTTAATTACAAGGAAGTTAATGTCCGCGAGCAGCTGCCGAAGTCAGCTCCAGATGGCGTTGATGTCTACTACGACAACGTTGGCGGGGACCACTTGGAAGCAGCGCTGGATGTCATGAATGACGGCGGTCGCATCGCGTTGTGCGGCGCCATCTCAGGATACAACGCCACCGATCGCACCCCAGGGCCGGATAACATGGCCAATATTATTACCCGCGGGCTCAAGCTGGAAGGGTTCACCTTGGCCAATTACTTGGACCTAGCGCCGGAGTTCCGCGAGAAGATGAGCCCATGGTTTGCTGAAGGCAAGATTACTTACGATGAGACCGTCGTTGACGGCATCGAGAACACCGTCGATGCTTTCCTTAACATGATGCGCGGCGGCAATACCGGCAAGATGCTGGTCCGAATTTAA
- a CDS encoding DNA-directed RNA polymerase subunit beta — MLEGPILAVSRQTKSVANIPGAPKRYSFAKISEPIAVPGLLDLQLESFAWLIGTSEWRERQQEERGEEHVSSGLEDILAELSPIQDYSGNMSLSLSEPRFEPVKNTVDECKEKDINYSAPLYVTAEFINNDTQEIKSQTVFIGDFPMMTDEGTFIVNGTERVVVSQLVRSPGVYFDQTIDKSTERPLHSVKVIPSRGAWLEFDVDKRDTVGVRIDRKRRQPVTVLLKALGWTEQQIRDRFGFSELMMSTLESDGIANTDEALLEIYRKQRPGEQPTRDLAQSLLDNSFFRAKRYDLARVGRYKVNRKLGLGGDHEGLMTLTEEDIAVTLEYLVRLHTGEREMKAPNGEMIPVNTDDIDHFGNRRLRTVGELIQNQVRVGLSRMERVVRERMTTQDAESITPTSLINVRPVSAAIREFFGTSQLSQFMDQNNSLSGLTHKRRLSALGPGGLSRERAGIEVRDVHPSHYGRMCPIETPEGPNIGLIGSLASYARVNAFGFIETPYRKVENGRVTDEVRYLTADEEDRYSIAQAEVEQDADGNIVGDRIEVRLKDGDIGVTDANGVDYVDVSPRQMVSVGTAMIPFLEHDDANRALMGANMQKQAVPLVRGEAPYVGTGMELRAAYDAGDMVISPKAGVVENVNADLITIMDDEGVRDTYMLRKFERTNQGTNYNQTPLVNMGDRVEAGQVLADGPGTHNGEMSLGRNLLVAFMPWEGHNYEDAIILSQRIVEEDVLTSIHIEEHEIDARDTKLGAEEITREIPNVSEDVLRDLDDRGIIRIGADVRAGDILVGKVTPKGETELTPEERLLRAIFGEKAREVRDTSMKVPHGETGKVIGVARFSREDDDDLAPGVNEMIRVYVAQKRKIQDGDKLAGRHGNKGVVGKVLPPEDMPFMADGTPVDVILNTHGVPRRMNIGQVLELHLGWLAHTGWTVDTEDPKNEELLKTLPEELYDVPADSLTATPVFDGATNEEISRLLASSKPNRDGDVMVDEDGKTVLFDGRSGEPYQYPISVGFMYILKLHHLIDEKIHARSTGPYSMITQQPLGGKAQFGGQRFGEMEVWAMQAYGAAYTLQELLTIKSDDVVGRVKVYEAIVKGDNIPDPGIPESFKVLLKELQSLCLNVEVLSADGTPMELSGSDDDDMESGSSMGINLSRDEGSSADIA; from the coding sequence GTGCTGGAAGGACCCATCTTGGCAGTCTCCCGCCAGACCAAGTCAGTGGCCAATATCCCTGGAGCCCCGAAGCGTTATTCGTTCGCTAAAATCAGCGAACCTATTGCGGTTCCGGGCCTCCTTGATCTACAACTTGAATCCTTTGCATGGCTCATCGGCACGTCCGAGTGGCGTGAGCGTCAGCAGGAAGAGCGTGGCGAAGAACACGTTTCCTCTGGCCTCGAAGATATCTTGGCAGAGTTGTCTCCAATTCAGGACTACTCCGGCAACATGTCTTTGTCTCTGTCTGAGCCACGCTTTGAGCCGGTGAAAAACACCGTCGACGAGTGCAAGGAAAAGGACATCAACTACTCTGCTCCGCTTTATGTCACGGCAGAGTTCATTAACAACGACACCCAGGAAATTAAATCCCAGACCGTCTTCATTGGTGATTTCCCAATGATGACTGATGAAGGCACCTTCATCGTCAACGGCACCGAGCGTGTTGTTGTCTCCCAGCTGGTTCGTTCCCCAGGTGTTTACTTCGACCAGACTATTGATAAGTCTACGGAGCGTCCTTTGCACTCCGTGAAGGTCATCCCATCCCGCGGTGCTTGGTTGGAATTTGACGTGGACAAGCGCGACACCGTTGGTGTGCGCATTGACCGTAAGCGTCGTCAGCCAGTGACCGTTCTTCTGAAGGCTTTGGGCTGGACCGAACAGCAGATCCGCGATCGCTTCGGCTTCTCCGAGCTGATGATGTCGACCCTGGAATCTGACGGCATCGCCAACACCGACGAAGCATTGCTGGAGATCTACCGCAAGCAGCGTCCAGGTGAGCAGCCAACCCGCGATCTTGCACAGTCCTTGCTGGACAACTCCTTCTTCCGCGCAAAGCGCTACGACTTGGCACGCGTTGGCCGTTACAAGGTCAACCGCAAGCTGGGTCTTGGTGGAGATCATGAGGGTCTGATGACCCTGACCGAAGAAGACATTGCAGTAACCCTGGAATACTTGGTTCGTCTTCACACCGGTGAGCGTGAGATGAAGGCACCTAATGGTGAGATGATCCCGGTTAACACCGATGACATCGACCACTTTGGTAACCGTCGTCTGCGTACCGTTGGCGAATTGATCCAAAACCAGGTCCGCGTTGGCCTGTCCCGCATGGAGCGTGTTGTGCGTGAGCGCATGACCACGCAGGATGCGGAGTCAATTACGCCAACGTCATTGATTAACGTTCGTCCAGTTTCGGCAGCGATTCGTGAGTTTTTCGGTACCTCCCAGCTGTCACAGTTTATGGACCAGAACAACTCGCTGTCGGGTCTTACCCACAAGCGTCGTCTGTCCGCGCTAGGCCCGGGTGGTCTGTCCCGTGAGCGCGCTGGCATTGAGGTCCGAGACGTTCACCCATCTCACTACGGCCGTATGTGCCCAATTGAGACTCCCGAAGGTCCAAACATTGGTCTTATCGGTTCCTTGGCTTCTTATGCTCGCGTGAATGCTTTCGGCTTCATCGAGACTCCTTACCGCAAGGTGGAAAACGGCCGGGTTACCGACGAGGTTCGTTACCTGACCGCTGATGAAGAAGACCGTTACTCCATCGCGCAGGCTGAGGTGGAGCAGGACGCTGACGGCAACATCGTCGGCGACCGTATCGAGGTTCGCCTCAAGGACGGCGATATCGGCGTGACCGACGCTAATGGCGTCGACTACGTTGACGTGTCTCCACGTCAGATGGTTTCTGTTGGTACGGCCATGATTCCGTTCTTGGAGCATGACGATGCTAACCGTGCCCTGATGGGTGCGAACATGCAGAAGCAGGCTGTTCCACTGGTTCGCGGCGAAGCACCTTATGTTGGTACCGGTATGGAGCTGCGCGCTGCATACGATGCCGGCGATATGGTCATCTCCCCGAAGGCCGGCGTTGTTGAAAACGTCAACGCTGACCTCATCACCATCATGGATGATGAAGGTGTTCGTGATACCTACATGTTGCGCAAGTTTGAGCGCACCAACCAGGGCACGAACTACAACCAGACTCCGTTGGTCAACATGGGCGACCGTGTTGAGGCAGGCCAGGTGCTTGCCGATGGCCCAGGTACCCACAATGGCGAAATGTCGTTGGGTCGTAACCTGCTCGTGGCGTTTATGCCATGGGAAGGCCACAACTACGAGGATGCGATCATTCTGAGCCAGCGCATCGTGGAAGAGGACGTTTTGACCTCGATCCACATCGAAGAGCATGAGATTGATGCTCGCGATACCAAGCTGGGTGCAGAAGAGATCACCCGTGAGATTCCAAACGTGTCCGAAGATGTTCTTCGTGACTTGGATGACCGCGGCATCATCCGCATCGGTGCCGATGTTCGCGCTGGCGATATTCTGGTGGGCAAGGTGACGCCAAAGGGCGAGACCGAGCTGACCCCAGAAGAGCGCTTGCTGCGCGCCATCTTCGGTGAGAAGGCTCGCGAAGTTCGCGATACTTCCATGAAGGTTCCACACGGTGAAACCGGCAAGGTCATTGGCGTTGCTCGTTTCTCCCGTGAAGACGATGATGATTTGGCGCCTGGCGTCAATGAGATGATTCGTGTCTACGTTGCGCAAAAGCGCAAGATCCAGGACGGCGATAAGCTCGCTGGCCGCCACGGCAACAAGGGTGTTGTGGGTAAGGTGCTGCCTCCAGAGGACATGCCATTTATGGCTGACGGCACCCCAGTAGACGTCATCTTGAACACCCACGGTGTTCCACGTCGTATGAACATTGGTCAGGTTCTCGAGCTGCACTTGGGCTGGCTGGCACACACCGGCTGGACCGTAGACACCGAGGATCCAAAGAACGAAGAGCTGCTGAAGACTCTGCCGGAAGAACTGTACGATGTTCCAGCGGATTCCTTGACTGCAACGCCAGTATTCGACGGTGCAACCAACGAAGAAATCTCACGCTTGCTGGCTTCTTCGAAGCCAAACCGCGATGGTGATGTCATGGTCGACGAAGACGGCAAGACTGTCCTCTTCGACGGTCGTTCAGGTGAGCCATACCAGTACCCAATCTCGGTTGGTTTCATGTACATCCTGAAGCTGCACCACCTGATTGATGAGAAGATCCACGCACGTTCTACCGGTCCTTACTCCATGATTACCCAGCAGCCACTGGGTGGTAAGGCACAGTTCGGTGGACAGCGCTTCGGTGAGATGGAGGTGTGGGCCATGCAGGCATACGGCGCGGCTTACACCCTGCAGGAACTGCTGACCATCAAATCCGATGACGTGGTTGGTCGTGTGAAGGTCTATGAAGCAATTGTTAAGGGCGACAACATCCCGGATCCAGGTATTCCTGAGTCCTTCAAGGTGTTGCTCAAGGAGCTCCAGTCCCTGTGTCTGAACGTGGAAGTTCTTTCCGCTGACGGCACACCGATGGAACTTTCTGGCTCTGATGACGACGATATGGAATCTGGTTCTTCCATGGGCATTAACTTGTCCCGTGACGAGGGCTCTTCCGCCGACATCGCTTAA
- the rplA gene encoding 50S ribosomal protein L1, with protein sequence MSRNSKAYKAAAELVDRDRLYRPLEAAKLAKETSSKNFDATVDVAFRLGVDPRKADQLVRGTVSLPHGTGKDVRVAVFAEGEKATEAAEAGADIVGTEELLEAINGGNLDFDVAIATPDQMAKVGRVARVLGPRGLMPNPKTGTVTNDVAKAVADVKGGKISFRVDKAANLHAMIGKASFDAEKLAENYGALLDELMRIKPSSSKGIYLRKVTLSTTNGPGIPVDGSVQKGYAEEASN encoded by the coding sequence ATGAGCAGGAACTCCAAGGCATACAAGGCAGCAGCGGAACTCGTTGACCGCGACCGCCTGTACCGTCCACTCGAGGCAGCGAAGCTGGCGAAGGAAACTTCGTCGAAGAACTTCGACGCAACCGTTGACGTCGCTTTCCGCTTGGGCGTTGACCCACGTAAGGCAGACCAGCTGGTTCGCGGCACCGTATCTTTGCCACACGGCACCGGTAAGGACGTTCGCGTCGCAGTCTTCGCTGAAGGCGAAAAGGCTACCGAGGCAGCAGAAGCTGGCGCAGACATCGTCGGCACCGAAGAACTCCTCGAGGCCATCAACGGTGGCAACCTGGACTTCGACGTTGCTATTGCAACCCCAGACCAGATGGCCAAGGTTGGCCGCGTAGCCCGCGTTCTGGGCCCGCGTGGTTTGATGCCTAACCCTAAGACCGGCACCGTTACCAACGACGTTGCGAAGGCAGTTGCAGACGTTAAGGGCGGCAAGATCTCCTTCCGCGTTGACAAGGCAGCTAACCTGCACGCAATGATTGGTAAGGCATCCTTCGATGCTGAGAAGCTGGCTGAGAACTACGGCGCATTGCTCGACGAGCTTATGCGTATCAAGCCATCTTCCTCAAAGGGTATCTACCTGCGTAAGGTCACCCTGTCCACGACCAACGGTCCTGGCATCCCAGTCGATGGTTCTGTACAGAAGGGCTACGCAGAGGAAGCCTCTAACTAG
- a CDS encoding DUF3068 domain-containing protein, with translation MLPKSRVISIVLLGLGVALLVAGIVTPQFLHASARLPLDLTGATYTLTDEDGTALKRSEEGTEEYNGPVTYQMHVDVQDPSDAQNATVSIGESTFRGFGDDGAIENLVQAQIWNYSIDRITGEATSEADISYQLASPMTTSAVDGYWFKFPSDAAKTTYPAYDPTLRAARDAVFEEELEVDGRTVYRYHQEIEPVNVATLYAGAFNTTQLETEDGGTEAGYLFHSGTRELYVDQETGLLIGMDVDIHDYYADREGNADHDALVLNASSTDEDRAAMLAQAAEVPKESTARNVRLGLLIGGGILAVLGLVGTFWPRRKR, from the coding sequence ATGCTGCCAAAGTCTCGAGTTATCTCCATTGTGCTGCTAGGTCTCGGCGTCGCCCTGCTGGTTGCAGGCATTGTGACCCCGCAATTTTTACATGCCAGCGCGCGACTTCCCCTCGATCTGACTGGCGCAACCTATACGTTGACCGATGAAGATGGCACCGCTTTAAAAAGGAGCGAAGAAGGCACCGAGGAATACAACGGTCCGGTCACTTATCAGATGCACGTGGACGTCCAAGATCCTTCGGATGCACAAAATGCGACCGTCAGCATTGGTGAATCAACGTTCCGCGGCTTTGGCGACGATGGTGCCATCGAGAACTTGGTGCAGGCACAAATCTGGAATTACTCCATTGACCGCATTACTGGTGAAGCCACCAGCGAGGCAGACATTAGCTACCAACTCGCCTCCCCCATGACCACCTCGGCGGTCGATGGCTATTGGTTTAAGTTTCCTTCCGATGCCGCCAAGACCACATACCCGGCTTATGATCCCACGTTAAGGGCAGCACGGGATGCAGTCTTTGAAGAAGAGCTCGAAGTTGACGGCCGCACCGTCTACCGCTACCACCAAGAAATTGAGCCGGTCAATGTTGCCACGTTGTACGCCGGTGCTTTTAATACCACGCAGTTAGAAACTGAAGACGGCGGTACCGAGGCCGGCTACCTTTTCCATTCTGGAACCCGTGAGCTCTATGTGGATCAAGAAACCGGTTTGCTGATCGGCATGGATGTAGACATCCACGACTACTACGCGGACCGCGAGGGCAATGCCGATCACGATGCCCTGGTGCTCAACGCCTCAAGCACGGATGAAGACCGCGCCGCCATGCTGGCCCAAGCCGCGGAGGTGCCGAAAGAATCCACCGCCCGCAATGTGCGTCTCGGCCTGCTTATCGGCGGCGGTATCCTCGCAGTCTTAGGCCTCGTTGGCACCTTCTGGCCTCGCCGTAAGCGTTAA
- the rplL gene encoding 50S ribosomal protein L7/L12, protein MAKLTKDELIEAFKEMTLIELSEFVKEFEEVFDVTAAAPVAAVAAAPGAEAAAAEEEKDEFDVVLTDAGAKKIGVIKAVRELVSGLGLKEAKELVEGAPKAILEGANKDDAEAAKAKLEEAGASVELK, encoded by the coding sequence ATGGCTAAGCTCACCAAGGACGAGCTCATTGAAGCGTTCAAGGAAATGACCCTCATCGAACTCTCCGAGTTCGTTAAGGAATTCGAAGAGGTCTTCGACGTAACCGCTGCTGCTCCTGTAGCTGCTGTTGCTGCTGCACCAGGTGCAGAAGCTGCTGCTGCTGAGGAAGAGAAGGACGAGTTTGACGTTGTCCTGACCGATGCTGGCGCAAAGAAGATCGGCGTCATTAAGGCTGTTCGCGAACTCGTTTCCGGCCTGGGCCTGAAGGAAGCTAAGGAGCTCGTAGAGGGCGCACCTAAGGCTATCCTCGAAGGCGCAAACAAGGACGACGCTGAAGCTGCTAAGGCTAAGCTGGAAGAAGCTGGCGCTTCCGTCGAGCTCAAGTAA
- the nusG gene encoding transcription termination/antitermination protein NusG — translation MTENNESTNPEDTANNVGEAFIESMQTQAAEAVEAAEDADTNPAGTEPTEAESAEAESVEAEPAEAEPEAEEAAAEGDADADYRRRLRKYTKELKELPGQWYIIQCYSGYENKVKTNLDMRAQTLEVEDSIFDVVVPIEQVLENKDGKKKLVKRKLLPGYVLVRMELNDAAWSVVRDTPGVTSFVGNEGNATPVKHRDVAKFLLPKEGAAAAGDAAANAAEGEQVISMPEKEEAKKYAHDYVVGEAVTILSGPFASVSATISEIDEETGKMVGLVSIFGRETPVELSPTEIERIN, via the coding sequence ATGACCGAAAATAACGAGAGCACCAACCCCGAAGACACCGCCAACAACGTCGGCGAGGCTTTTATCGAATCCATGCAGACCCAGGCTGCGGAAGCAGTCGAGGCCGCTGAAGACGCAGACACGAATCCAGCAGGAACTGAGCCAACAGAAGCTGAGTCAGCAGAAGCTGAATCCGTAGAAGCCGAGCCAGCCGAGGCTGAGCCAGAAGCGGAGGAAGCAGCCGCTGAGGGTGATGCAGATGCGGATTACCGTCGTCGTTTGCGCAAGTACACCAAGGAGCTCAAGGAGCTTCCTGGTCAGTGGTACATCATCCAGTGCTACTCCGGCTACGAAAACAAAGTAAAGACCAACCTTGATATGCGTGCGCAGACTTTGGAAGTAGAAGACTCCATCTTCGATGTTGTTGTGCCTATCGAGCAGGTCTTGGAAAACAAAGACGGCAAGAAGAAGCTCGTCAAGCGTAAATTGCTGCCAGGCTATGTCTTGGTGCGCATGGAGCTTAACGATGCCGCGTGGTCGGTTGTTCGTGACACCCCAGGTGTTACCAGCTTCGTGGGCAACGAAGGCAATGCCACCCCAGTGAAGCACCGCGACGTGGCGAAGTTCTTGCTGCCAAAGGAAGGCGCAGCAGCCGCAGGCGATGCAGCTGCCAATGCCGCCGAGGGCGAGCAGGTCATCTCCATGCCAGAGAAGGAAGAGGCCAAGAAGTACGCACACGACTACGTCGTTGGCGAAGCAGTGACTATCTTGTCTGGCCCATTTGCCTCCGTATCGGCAACGATTTCCGAAATTGATGAAGAAACCGGCAAGATGGTTGGCCTAGTCTCCATCTTCGGCCGTGAGACCCCAGTGGAGCTTTCCCCAACCGAGATTGAGCGCATCAATTAA